In Chromobacterium rhizoryzae, one genomic interval encodes:
- a CDS encoding alpha/beta fold hydrolase, translating into MPNTFLRVGNGPHPVIVLHGWFGDAHSFKPIEPWLSGQRFSYIFMDCRGYGGMREARGAYTMDEIAADALALADALGYPAFSLIGHSMGGMASERIATLAPELVLSMLAVAPVPCGGMVYDAATRRLLEDAAEHVDSRKTIINRSTGGRLPSSWVEWKAAYSASRSSRQAFAAYLRAWADTDFSEQISGRHPVKVLVGEHDPTFNARLMADTYLRRSRWRRRSSLSLNPSV; encoded by the coding sequence ATGCCCAATACCTTTCTCCGCGTGGGGAATGGCCCTCACCCTGTCATCGTGCTGCATGGCTGGTTCGGCGATGCGCACTCGTTCAAGCCGATAGAGCCATGGCTATCTGGCCAGCGTTTCAGCTACATCTTCATGGATTGCCGCGGCTATGGCGGCATGCGGGAAGCGCGGGGCGCCTACACCATGGACGAAATCGCCGCCGACGCGCTGGCGCTGGCGGATGCGCTTGGCTATCCGGCTTTTAGCCTGATCGGCCATTCGATGGGAGGCATGGCGAGCGAAAGGATCGCGACACTGGCCCCGGAGCTCGTGCTGTCCATGCTTGCCGTGGCGCCGGTGCCTTGCGGCGGCATGGTTTACGATGCCGCGACGCGGCGTTTGCTCGAAGACGCCGCGGAACATGTGGACAGCCGCAAAACCATCATCAATCGCAGCACCGGCGGCCGGCTGCCGTCGTCCTGGGTCGAATGGAAGGCGGCCTATTCGGCGTCGCGCTCCTCCCGGCAAGCATTCGCCGCCTATCTACGCGCGTGGGCCGACACCGATTTCAGCGAGCAGATCAGCGGCCGGCATCCGGTGAAAGTCTTGGTGGGGGAGCATGATCCCACGTTCAATGCCCGGCTGATGGCGGACACCTATCTACGCCGCTCGCGCTGGCGGCGGCGATCGAGTCTTTCCTTGAACCCATCCGTGTGA